The following coding sequences lie in one Spinacia oleracea cultivar Varoflay chromosome 1, BTI_SOV_V1, whole genome shotgun sequence genomic window:
- the LOC110776001 gene encoding serine carboxypeptidase-like 45 — MLSYKNFIVLFATLLLLLLCNLAEVVTSLSTETDKITSLPGQPPVDFQQFSGYINVDETEKRNLFYYFVQAETDPSSKPLVLWLNGGPGCSSIGAGAFAEHGPFRAKGNLLVKNEFSWNKEANMLYLESPAGVGFSYSANQSFYDGVNDEMTARDNLVFLQKFLTKYPEYKNRDLFITGESYGGHYVPQLANLILKSSLKSNLKGVALGNPLLEFNTDFNSRMEYLWSHGLISDTTYELSQKVCNFSQIRRQAQQGFLSAPCRLVSSHMSSEIGKFIDSYDVTLDVCYHSVSQQAHILNQMADEEKIDVCLDDETTKYLNRKDVQKAMNAQLIGVTHWTTCSNVLNYHMDDLEVPTLPLLGTFTKSGVRVLVYSGDQDSVLPLTGSRILVTQLAKDLGLKTTVPYRTWLTDKQVGGWTQVYGDILAYATIRGAAHEAPFSQPARSLTLFRSFLEGKPLPDV, encoded by the exons ATGTTGTCTTACAAAAATTTCATTGTCTTATTTGCAactcttttattattattattatgcaacTTAGCTGAAGTAGTAACTTCATTATCAACTGAAACTGATAAAATCACTAGTTTACCGGGCCAACCCCCGGTTGATTTCCAGCAATTTTCCGGCTATATTAACGTCGATGAAACCGAAAAAAGAAATCTATTTTACTACTTTGTTCAAGCTGAAACTGACCCTTCTTCCAAACCCCTTGTTCTTTGGCTCAATGGag GGCCGGGTTGTTCGTCTATTGGAGCAGGGGCCTTCGCTGAACATGGGCCTTTTAGAGCAAAAGGAAATTTATTGGTAAAAAATGAATTTAGCTGGAATAAAG AAGCAAACATGTTGTATCTTGAATCACCCGCAGGAGTTGGGTTTTCTTATTCTGCTAATCAATCATTTTATGATGGAGTTAATGATGAAATGAcag CTAGAGATAATCTGGTATTTCTTCAGAAATTTCTAACAAAATACCCAGAATACAAGAATAGGGATTTGTTCATCACTGGAGAGAGCTATGGAG GGCATTATGTTCCACAACTTGCTAACCTCATTCTAAAATCAAGCCTCaaatcaaatttgaagggagttGCT CTTGGAAATCCACTACTAGAGTTTAACACTGATTTCAATTCAAGGATGGAATATCTTTGGTCGCATGGACTAATATCGGATACAACATATGAACTCTCCCAAAAAGTATGCAATTTCTCACAAATAAGGAGACAAGCACAACAGGGATTTCTCTCGGCTCCTTGCCGGTTAGTTAGTTCTCACATGAGTAGTGAGATTGGCAAGTTTATCGACTCGTACGATGTTACACTCGACGTTTGTTATCATTCGGTTTCTCAACAAGCTCATATCCTGAATCAAATGGCG GATGAAGAGAAGATTGATGTTTGTCTAGATGATGAAACAACCAAATACTTGAACAGAAAAGATGTACAAAAGGCTATGAATGCACAACTTATTGGGGTCACTCATTGGACTACTTGTAGCAA TGTGCTCAACTATCATATGGACGATTTGGAGGTTCCTACTCTTCCTCTACTCGGGACTTTCACTAAGAGTGGCGTTCGTGTTTTAGTTTACAG TGGTGACCAAGATTCAGTATTACCATTAACCGGATCAAGAATTCTGGTAACCCAATTGGCAAAGGACTTGGGACTGAAAACTACCGTGCCTTACAGAACCTGGTTAACAGATAAACAG GTTGGTGGGTGGACGCAAGTATATGGTGACATTCTTGCATATGCAACTATTAGAGGAGCAGCCCATGAAGCTCCATTTTCGCAACCGGCTCGATCTCTCACGCTTTTCCGCTCCTTCCTCGAGGGGAAGCCACTTCCAGATGTTTAA